The genomic DNA GGGCGCGGCGGCGGTGCATCAGGAACTCGAACACCATTGGCAGCACCGAGACGAAGACGATGAGCAGGATCGCCGCCTCGAGGTGATCGTGGATGAAGGCGATGTTGCCGAGGAAATAGCCCAGCAGGGTGATGCCGACCGCCCACAGCACGGCGCCGACGAAGCTCCAGGTGAAGAACCGACGCCGATCCATCCGTCCGACGCCCGCCACGACGGTGATGAACGTGCGCACGATCGGCACGAATCGGCCGATGACCAGCGCCTTGTTTCCGTGCGTGTCGAAGAAGGCGATCGTCTGGTCGAAGTACTTCTTCTTCAGAATTCGGCCGTCTCGCTGGTAGAGGGGTTCCCCGATGAACCGGCCGATCTCGTAGCCCACGACATTGCCCAGGAATGCGGCGGCGGACAGGATCACGCAGGCCAGCACGATGGGCATGTCGACATCGCCGCGCTTGATGAACAGGCCCACACTGAACAGCAGCGAATCGCCGGGCAGGATCGGGAAGAGCAAGCCACACTCGATGAAAACGATGGCCACGCTCACCCAGAAAAACTGGGTGCCGAACTGGCTGAGCAGATATTGAGGGTCCATCCAGTCGGGACCGAGCGCAGGCATCACGCATACGAGGCTACCGGGGCGACCCTGGGAGTTCCCTGAGGGCTAGCCGTCCGCCGCGTCGTTGCCGGCGGGTCGCCCGGGCCACGGACGGAGGAACCAGCCGTCGTCGCCGCACTCCAGCACCGTGGGTCCGGTGCCGGCCGCGCCGCCCGCCGTGGGGGCCAACCGCGACACGACGGCGGGGAACCAGGCGGCCGGCACCAGAGCGAGGACGTGCTCGCCGCGGTGGACGTCCGCGATCGTCTCCACGGCGACGCGCGCCGCCGCCGGGTCGCTCGTGGCGAGGTCGGCGACCACCCGGTGCGTCGCGCCGATCCGACCCGCGAGGGTCGCGGCCCACTGCCCGGCTCGAGGGTCGTCGTCGGCGTAGACCGTCGCGACGCGCAGGTCTGCGACGGCCCCCACGAGCTCCTCGGCGCGGTCGTCCGGGGCTCCGTCGGCGGGCACGACGCTGTCCGGGACCATCAGCATCGTCGCTGGGCAGTGCAGGCTCACCACCTCACTGTGGCACGAGCACCCGGTCCTGGCGCGCGCGAGGGGGCCCTCCGGCGTCTCGGCTCGGCTGCCTAGACTCGCGCCGTGGGCAGCAGCGGGGCGACGTCGAAGGGCGCGCGGGATGAGGAGCGCACCGTCGGGGTCGGACCGTGGCCGGGGGGAGAGGCCGAGTGGCCGCGTGATCCGGGCGGCGCGCTGCTCCCGGCGTACGACCCGGAGCTCCTCACCCATGGTGACGCGCGCAACGTGGCGGACCGCTACCGGTACTGGCGCCACGACGCGATCGTCGCCGACCTCGACACGCACCGGCACGACCTGCATGTCGCCGTCGAGAACTGGGAACACGACTTCAACATCGGGTCCATCATCCGCACCGCCAACGCCTTCAATGTGGCGGCCTTCCACATCGTCGGGCGGCGTCGCTGGAACCGGCGCGGTGCCATGGTCACCGACCGCTACCAGCACGAACGCCACCACGCCTCGGTCGCCGACCTGCTCGGCTGGGCGCGGGCGGAGGGGCTGGCCGTCCTCGCGATCGACAACGTGGCGGGCAGCGTGCCGATCGAGACGTACGCCGTGCCGCGCCGCGCGGTGATGGTCTTCGGCCAGGAAGGGCCCGGGCTGTCGGCGGAGGCCTTGGCCGGTGCGGACACGGTCCTGCACATCACTCAGTACGGCTCGACGCGCTCGATCAATGCGGGGGCCGCCGCGGCGATCGCGATGCACGCCTGGATGCGCGCCCACGCCGGCCCATGATCGCGGTTCCGACGGAGGACGGGTGATGGACGACCTGATGGTCGAGCACGTGCTGCGGGCCGTCGAGGCGGTGCCGCCGGGGCGAGTGACCTCGTACGGAGCGATCGCCGCCCTCATGGGAGGCACCGCGCGCCAGGTCGGCTCGGTCCTGCGCCACTACGGTTCGAACGTGGCCTGGTGGCGGGTCGTCAACGCCGCCGGGGACGTGCCGGCGCACCTGCAAGCCGCGGTCCGGGAGCATTGGGCCGCGGAAGGGATCGCCTGGAAGCCGAACCGGCGGGGCTGCTCGATCGCCGTCTACGGCGTCGACCTGCCGGAGTGGGAGACGGCGTACGCCGAGGCAGCGGGCGATCTGCCGCCGTACCGGCGCGGCCAGCCACCACAGCCATGACGTCCGTAGCGGCTGACGTCGAACCGCCTCGCGGTCCTGACGGTGACAGCTCGGTCTGGCACGATGACTGCTCCCAACCCGCTTCAGGCCAGGAGGCGTCATGCCGCAGCAACTCAACCCCTAACTCACCTTCGCCGGCAATGCCGCCGAGGCGATGGCGTTCTACGCGGCCGCGCTCGGCGGCACGGTGCGCTCGATGTCCTTCCGCGAGTCCGGGATGGACCTCGACGGGGTCATGCACGCCGCCCTGGAGACGCCGCAGGGCTTTCACCTGTACGCGAGCGACACCGCCCCGGGCATGAGCCCCGACCTGGTCGTCGGGAACAACCTGCAGATCAGCATGTCCGGGGATGACGAGGCCGCGCTGCGCGGCTACTGGGACGCGCTCGGCGAGGGCGGCCAGGTCGTGATGCCGCTGGAGCGCCAGATGTGGGGCGACGTCTACGGGCTGCTGATCGACAAGTTCGGCATCGCCTGGCACGTCAACATCGCCACGTCGGCCGCCTGACCGAGGCGCCGCGGTCCCGACCGGAGATCGCCGCCGTCGACATCCGCGCGCTCCCTGTCGATCGCGGGCGAGGTCACCCGTCATGGGGGTGAGGCCGCCCACATCGAGGCGCGGCCCGGACGGCTATCGAAAGGATGGGACCATGCGCACGCACATCGGCATCCAGGAGGACCGAGCATGAGGTACCTGGTGTTGCTGCCCGCGCCCGAGGCGCAGTGGGCCGAGCTTCCACCCGAGACGCACGAGCGCGGCATGGCAGCGAACCAACGGTTCAACGCGGAGTTGCGCGACGGGGGACACAGGGTGGTGGTGGCCGCCCCCCTGCGGCCCAGCGCGGAGGCCGTCTCCATGCGCCCGGACGGGAACGGGGGGACGCTGGTCACCGACGGCCCGTTCACCGAATCGGTCGAGCAGATCGTGGGTTTCTACCTCATCGAGTCGGAGGACGAGGCCGGGCTGCGCCGGTGTTGCGAGCAGCTGGCCAGCACCGGGGACCTCATCGAGCTGCGCCGGCTGGCAGGTGGCACGGACGCGTCCGACGACTGACGACGCCGGCGCCTGTCCGCGGCATCGGGCGCGGTGGCATCTGACGCCGGCGGCTTCTGACGGCGGCAGCTGACACCGGCGGCACCTGACCGTCGCGGCGCCGCGCCCCTTCGGAACCCCCGACGCCGCGGTACCCCAACGCCGTGGCACCCGGCAGCATGGCCTCGTGACGGCGGTACTGGAACAGGTGGTGCGCCACGACTGGGGCCGGCTTGTGGCCCTGCTCCTGGCGCGTTACCGGCGTCTCGACCTGGTCGAGGACGCGCTGGCCGACGCGACCGAGGCGGCGACGCTGCGCTGGCCCGTCGACGGCGTCCCCGACAACCCCGCCGGGTGGCTCGTCACGGTCGCCGGTCGACGGATCCTGGACCGGCTGCGGTCGGAGACGGCCCGCCAACGGCGAACCCCGCTGGTGATCGCCGAGGCCCAACGGCGCGCGGAAGCCGCGACCGTGCGCGCCGACCCCGGGGACCTCGTGGCTGACGACGTCCTGCGCCTCGCGCTCATGTGCGCCCATCCGGCGCTGGCCCCGGAGGCCGCCGCTGCCCTGACCCTGCGGCTCGTGCTCGGGATCAGCACGGCCGACATCGCTCGGCTGTTCCTGGTGAGCGAGACGACGATGGCGGCGCGGCTCACCCGCGCCAAGAAGACGATCGTCGCGGCCGGCATCCCCTTCGCCATCCCCGGGCTCGACGCGCTGCCCGACCGGCTGGATACGCTCGCCCAGACGGCGTACCTCGCCTTCACCGCCGGCTATGCCCCCAGCAGCGGCCCCGACCCCGTGCGGCTGGACCTCGCCGGCGAGGCGATCCGCCTGGTGCGCGTGCTGCTGGCGGCCCCCGGGAACCGGTGCTCGTCGCGCTTCTCGCCCTGGAGCTGTTCCAGCACTCCCGCCGGCACGCCAAACGTGCGCACCTGACCCGGCGCCGCGCCGTCCTGCCACCCGACTGAGGCGACCGGGTCACGGCCAGGGCAGACCGGGGAATCCCGGCCGTTCGGACCCCTCGACGCGGCCGCGTCTCCCACTAGGCTGGCCGAAGCACCGGTCGGCACGCTGGGCGCATGCCGGCGCGCGTCGGCCGGGGTGAGCAGAGGTCCGTTCGACGAGGAGGAACCACCGTGCCCATCGCAACCCCCGAGGTCTACGCCGACATGCTCGACCGGGCGAAGGCGGGATCCTTCGCCTACCCGGCCATCAACATCAGCTCCTCCCAGACGCTGAACGCCGCGATCCGCGGCTTTGCCGAGGCCGGCTCGGACGGCATCGTGCAGGTGTCCACGGGTGGCGGGGAATACCTGTCCGGCCCGTCGATCAAGAACATGGTCACCGGCGCGCTCGCGCTGGCCGCGTACGCGCACGAGGTCGCCAAGAACTACGACGTCAACATCGCGCTGCACACCGACCACTGCCCGAAGGACAAGCTCGACAAGTTCGTCCGGCCGCTGCTGCAGGCCTCCAAGGAGTCGGTCGACAAGACCGGCCTGCCGATCTTCCAGTCGCACATGTGGGACGGCTCGGCCGTGCCGCTCGGCGAGAACCTGGAGATCGCCAAGGAGCTGCTGGCATTGGCCAAGGCCGCCAAGATCATCCTCGAGGTCGAGATCGGCGTCGTCGGCGGCGAGGAGGACGGTGTCGCGGCGGAGATCAACGACCAGCTGTACACGACCCCCGAGGACGCGCTGCAGACCGTCGAGGCGCTCGGCCTGGGCGAGAACGGCCGCTGGATGGCCGCGCTGACCTTCGGCAACGTGCACGGCGTCTACAAGCCGGGCAACGTCAAGCTGCGCCCCGAGATCCTCAAGGAATGCCAGGACGCCATCAAGGCCAAGTACAACACCGGCGACAAGCCGCTGGACCTGGTCTTCCACGGCGGTTCCGGGTCGCTGCCGCAGGAGATCTCCGACGCGGTGGACTACGGCGTCGTGAAGATGAACGTCGACACCGACACCCAGTACGCGTTCACCCGGCCCATCGCCGAGTGGATGATGCGCAACTTCGACGGTGTCCTGAAGATCGACGGCGAGGTCGGCAACAAGAAGCAGTACGACCCGCGCGCGTGGGGCAAGTCCGCCGAGCAGGGCATGACCGAGCGCGTCATCCAGGCCTGCAACGACCTGCGCTCCGCCGGCACCCACAAGTGATCTGATGGCAGGCGACGAGCACCGGCACAACCTGCTCCCCACGCCCGCCACCCAGCTGCCCGCCGACCCGGCCGCGACGCTTCTCGCGGCCGGGTCGTCGGCGTACGAGGCGGCGGCGCAGCACCCGGCGAGCAGCCTGGCCTGGGCGGTCCTCGCCGAGCAGGCGCTGCTGGTGGCGGTGGGCGACGCGACGCGGGCGGTCGCGGCGTACGCCTTCGCCCGCACCGGCTACCACCGCGGCCTCGACGCGCTCCGACGCGCCGGCTGGAAGGGCGCCGGACCCATTCCGTGGGCCCACGAGCCCAACCGGGGCTTCCTGCGGGCGCTCGGTGCGCTGGCCCGGGCGGCCGAGACGCTCGGCGAAGCCGACGAGGCCGAGCGGTGCCGGAAGTTCTTGCGGGACTCTTCTGCCGAGGCGGCCGACGCGCTGGGCCTCTAGGCGGTCTCGACTCTGCCCTTCGGCGGGTTGCGCGGCAGAGCTCAGCCGCGCAGCTCCTGGAGGAGCTTGGCCAGCCGGCGCTCCCGGGTGGCCTCCTGCTTCGCCCCGGTCAGGGCCTCGGCCGCCTGCCGACGCCGCGTGTAACTCCAACTCTGCCAGGCGTGTTCGGCGGTCCACTCGTCCCCGAACGCCTCGGCGAGGTCCGGCGGGATCTCGACGGTGCGCTCCTGTTCGTCGAGCGCGATCCGCACGGTGTACTCCTGGCCGACCTGCACGCCGGTGGCGGCGCGGTTGGCCTTGTTGACGCCCAGCAGGTAGCGACCCGCCATGCGCGCAATCGATGTCCGGACCTCGCCCTCTCCCACGGTCGCAACCACCTTCGGGTGGCCGCCCCCGCGGAGTTCGGCGACGGCCTCGTCTGGGATGACGAAGCCGGCGTTCTGGCCGGACACGAGCTCCAGCGGCAGCGTGATCTCCCTTCCACCCAGCCTGGCAGAACCCGGTGACGGACGGCAGTCTCCGCGGTGACCGGAGGCCCGGGCCGGCCTCGAGCCGGGGCCGGTAGAATGTCTGTATCGCCTCCGTGTGTCGTGGGCGGGATGGCCTGCACCGAAGGGGTTCTGCGTGAAAGCGACGGCCCGGCTGACGGACGTCGCCCGCCGCGCCCGGACCTCCACGACCGCGGTGTCCATGGTGCTCAACGGGGTGGACGCGGGCAACGTCGCCCCGAGCACCCGGGAGCGCATCCTGACAGCGGCCCGTGACCTGGACTACCGGCCCAATACAGTGGCCCGCTCCCTGCGCCGACAGCGAACGCAGGCGGTGGGCCTGGTCACCGATTCGATCGCGAGTTCCGCGTTCGCCGGTCGCATCGTGGCTGGCGCCGTGGATGCCGCGGCGGAGGCTGACTACGCGGTGCTCATCGTGGACAGTCAAGCGAGAGCTGACCGCGAACGACACGCGTTCGACGAGCTCGCGCATCTGCGGGTGGAGGGGGTCGTGTATGCCTCCATGGGGCTGCGGCGTCTGGACGCGCGGCCACCGACCGGGCTCCCTCTGACGTTGGCGGACTGCTGGGTCGACGGTGCCGACATCCCGAGCTTCATCCCCGATGAGGCGATGGCCGGCCGGCAGGCGGCGCGCCACCTCGTCGAAATCGGGCATCGCCGGATCGTCATGCTCACCGGGCCGGGGCCGCACCCGCGCAGAACTGGCAACATCGCCGGACCGATGCGGTCGAGGGCCTTTCGCGCCGAGATGACGCATCTTGGCGTTTCGGCCCGGGAGTCTCCTGTGGTCCGGGCCGGGTGGTCGATCGACGACGGCTACCGAGCGGCGCTGCGGGTGTTGGCCGACGGTACCGGGGTGGCCGCGCCCGTGGCGGAGCGACCGAGCGCCATCTGGGCGGTGACGGATCGTGTCGCGACCGGCGTGCTGTTGGCGGCGACCCGCCTAGGACTTCGGGTGCCCGAGGATCTGTCCGTGATGGGCATGGATGACCAGGAGGAGCTGGCCGCGAACGTGGTCCCGCCGCTGACGACCATGGGGTTACCCCACCGGGAGATCGGGACCCTCGCCATGCGCTCGCTTCTGCGGATGCTGGCCGGGGAGCCGGTCGAGGGGAAGGCGTCGCGCCTGTCCACCCCTCTGGTCATTCGGGCATCGACGGCCCCGCCCACGCGTGCGCCCTGACGTAGCCGCGGACGCGCCACCCTTGCTCGTCTGTGAGGCGGTAGGTCGCCGGCACCCCGGCCTCGCGATAGACCTCGACGACATTCCCATCGAGGTAAACGCGGCAGCCGACCGGAAGCGGCACCACCCGGCCGGCGCCCTCCAACATGGCCCCCGGGCTCAGCGGTTCCAGGCGACACGCGCGGGGCGGTCCGTCTCTCTCCGGGTCGGGCCCGGCGAGCTCGGCGGGCCCGAAGCCGGCGTCGACGATCGGGTCGGGCGCGACACGCACCTTGTCGCCGACGATGGTGACCCGGCGTGGCAGCGTGAGACAACCCGCGACCCGGGCCGCGGGGTTCTCTTGCGGTGCTTCCCGGATCCACCCGAACATGAGGGCTCCATCTCCGTCGGCCAGGGCCTGCGGCGCGTAGAAGCTGTCGCCGTCGTCAAGCCGGGCGTGACCGTGCGCGACGAAGCGAGGGCGCCCGGCGTCGGCGAGATCACCGACGATCCCTTCGACGGTGCCGAACCGGCCCTGGTATTGCAGCGAGAGCACAAGGAGCCAGGCGTCGCCGCAACGCACCAATTGCGGGCATTCCCAGATGTCGGCCGGCGGGAGACCGCTGGCGAGGGGGTCGCGTCCGGTCGCAAAGAGCCCGGCGTACGTCCAGCGATCGGGGTCGCTCGCGTCGAAGAGCAGGACGGCAGGGCTGCCGTCGTGTAGGCCAGCCCCGAGCAGCGCCCAACTGACGCCACGGTGCGAGAACAGGAAGGGGTCGCGCATGACGCGCACCCCGTCGACGTCAGGCGTGCGCGCCACGACGATCGGCTCGTCCCAACGATCCAGGCTGCCGGGATCGTCGGGCGACGTTCGCCGCACGCATACGGTGCTGCCGCCGGGGTCGTCCTCGGTGGCCCGGCAGAGGCCGCTGTAGGCGACGGCCGGACGGTCGAGTCCTGGTAAGAACACCCCGGACCAGCAGCCAAATGCGTCCGGCCCGTCCGGCGTGGGGCCGAACGCGACCGGGTGGTGGCGCCAGTGCAACAGGTCGGGGCTCGACACATGCCCCCAGGAGATCAGGTGATGGAGGGGTCGTTCGGGATAGTGCTGGTAGAACACGTGCCAGGTGCCATCGATGTGACAGAGGCCATTGGGGTCGTTCAGCCACCCGTGTACCGGTCGGATGTGGTACCGGGGCAGGGTGAGTCGGGGGGACGACGGGGTCATGTGCGGCGTCACCGGTGGCTGCCGGCCGTCACGGTGATTGTCAACGGCGGTGAGACCACTGGTCAGGATTTCTGTGTCTGTGTCTCCTTGGGGTTGGTGGTGGTGATGGTGGCGGGGGGCTGGTTGATCCAGGCCTCGGCGGGAGGTGCTGGCGCGAGGGGTGAACCGCCCCGGCATGTCCGGAGACTTACTGGTTTGACGGCTCCAGCTCTTGCTGGGCTTGGATTCGAGCGTAGTAGAGGTCCTCTGCCTCGACGGGCGGGATGTCGCCGCAGTACTCGTAGAGCCGGCGGTGGTTGAACCAGTCGATCCACTCGGCGGTCGCGTACTCGACGTCGTCGACGGACTTCCACGGCTTGCGCGGCTTGATGAGCTCGGTCTTGTACAGGCCGTTGACCGTCTCGGCCAGAGCATTGTCGAAGCTGTCACCGACGGTCCCGACCGAAGCGGCGATGCCCGCCTCGGCGAGCCGCTCGGTGTAGCGGATGCTGACGTACTGCGAACCGCGGTCGGTATGTGCCACAACGGAATCCAGCGATCGCCCGTCGCGTTGCCGAGCCCACACGGCCTGCTCGAGGGCGTCCAGGACCAGCTGGGCCGTCATCGATGTCCCGCATCGCCAGCCCAGGATCCGGCGGGCGTAGGCGTCGGTCACGAACGCGACGTACACCCACCCTGACCAGGTTGAGACGTACGTGATGTCGGCGACCCACAGCCGGTCCGGCGCGCTGGGGGCGAAATTGCGTCCGACCAGGTCGCGCGCCCGCTCCGCAGCGGGGTCGGCGATGGTGGTGCGCTTGACCTTCCCGCGGACCGCGCCGCTGAGTCCGTCGGCCTTCATGAGGCGTTCGACGGTGCACCGCGCGACCGGGATCTGCTCCCGGTTCAGCTGCAGCCAGACTTTGCGGGCGCCGTACACCCCGTAGTTGGCGGCATGCAGCCGCCGGATCTCACCGACCAGATAGAGGTCGCGCTGCTCGCGGGCAGTCGGGGACTTCCCGACGTGCTCGTAGTAGGTCGACGGGGCCACCGGTAGACCGTGCTCGGTGAGCACGGCACAGATGGGCTCGACACCCCAGCGCAGGCCACCGGGTTCACGGCGGTCGGCGTGCTCGCGGATGAAGTCCACGATCACCGGCAGGGCCGGTCGAGCTCGGCCGCGAAGAAAGCCGACGCCGCCTTCAAGATCGCGTTCGCCCGCCGGAGCTCGGCGACCTCCCGCTTCAACCGGCGGACCTGCTCCGACTCCTCCGTTGTGGTCCCCGGTCGGGCACCGGCGTCGACCTGCGCCTGACGGACCCACTTGCGGACCGTCTCCGGCGTCCCGACCCCGAGCAACTCGGCCACCCCGCGACATCGCCGCCCACTCCGAGCCCTGATCCTCGGCGATCTCACCGACCATCCGCACCGCCCG from Austwickia sp. includes the following:
- a CDS encoding VTT domain-containing protein encodes the protein MPALGPDWMDPQYLLSQFGTQFFWVSVAIVFIECGLLFPILPGDSLLFSVGLFIKRGDVDMPIVLACVILSAAAFLGNVVGYEIGRFIGEPLYQRDGRILKKKYFDQTIAFFDTHGNKALVIGRFVPIVRTFITVVAGVGRMDRRRFFTWSFVGAVLWAVGITLLGYFLGNIAFIHDHLEAAILLIVFVSVLPMVFEFLMHRRRARALAGELHDAVDDSIQTRREN
- a CDS encoding RNA methyltransferase, which codes for MGSSGATSKGARDEERTVGVGPWPGGEAEWPRDPGGALLPAYDPELLTHGDARNVADRYRYWRHDAIVADLDTHRHDLHVAVENWEHDFNIGSIIRTANAFNVAAFHIVGRRRWNRRGAMVTDRYQHERHHASVADLLGWARAEGLAVLAIDNVAGSVPIETYAVPRRAVMVFGQEGPGLSAEALAGADTVLHITQYGSTRSINAGAAAAIAMHAWMRAHAGP
- a CDS encoding MGMT family protein is translated as MDDLMVEHVLRAVEAVPPGRVTSYGAIAALMGGTARQVGSVLRHYGSNVAWWRVVNAAGDVPAHLQAAVREHWAAEGIAWKPNRRGCSIAVYGVDLPEWETAYAEAAGDLPPYRRGQPPQP
- a CDS encoding transcription initiation protein, which codes for MRYLVLLPAPEAQWAELPPETHERGMAANQRFNAELRDGGHRVVVAAPLRPSAEAVSMRPDGNGGTLVTDGPFTESVEQIVGFYLIESEDEAGLRRCCEQLASTGDLIELRRLAGGTDASDD
- the fbaA gene encoding class II fructose-bisphosphate aldolase, coding for MPIATPEVYADMLDRAKAGSFAYPAINISSSQTLNAAIRGFAEAGSDGIVQVSTGGGEYLSGPSIKNMVTGALALAAYAHEVAKNYDVNIALHTDHCPKDKLDKFVRPLLQASKESVDKTGLPIFQSHMWDGSAVPLGENLEIAKELLALAKAAKIILEVEIGVVGGEEDGVAAEINDQLYTTPEDALQTVEALGLGENGRWMAALTFGNVHGVYKPGNVKLRPEILKECQDAIKAKYNTGDKPLDLVFHGGSGSLPQEISDAVDYGVVKMNVDTDTQYAFTRPIAEWMMRNFDGVLKIDGEVGNKKQYDPRAWGKSAEQGMTERVIQACNDLRSAGTHK
- a CDS encoding DUF3151 domain-containing protein, which codes for MAGDEHRHNLLPTPATQLPADPAATLLAAGSSAYEAAAQHPASSLAWAVLAEQALLVAVGDATRAVAAYAFARTGYHRGLDALRRAGWKGAGPIPWAHEPNRGFLRALGALARAAETLGEADEAERCRKFLRDSSAEAADALGL
- a CDS encoding DUF1905 domain-containing protein, producing MDTAVVEVRARRATSVSRAVAFTQNPFGAGHPAHDTRRRYRHSTGPGSRPARASGHRGDCRPSPGSARLGGREITLPLELVSGQNAGFVIPDEAVAELRGGGHPKVVATVGEGEVRTSIARMAGRYLLGVNKANRAATGVQVGQEYTVRIALDEQERTVEIPPDLAEAFGDEWTAEHAWQSWSYTRRRQAAEALTGAKQEATRERRLAKLLQELRG
- a CDS encoding glycoside hydrolase family 32 protein; this encodes MTPSSPRLTLPRYHIRPVHGWLNDPNGLCHIDGTWHVFYQHYPERPLHHLISWGHVSSPDLLHWRHHPVAFGPTPDGPDAFGCWSGVFLPGLDRPAVAYSGLCRATEDDPGGSTVCVRRTSPDDPGSLDRWDEPIVVARTPDVDGVRVMRDPFLFSHRGVSWALLGAGLHDGSPAVLLFDASDPDRWTYAGLFATGRDPLASGLPPADIWECPQLVRCGDAWLLVLSLQYQGRFGTVEGIVGDLADAGRPRFVAHGHARLDDGDSFYAPQALADGDGALMFGWIREAPQENPAARVAGCLTLPRRVTIVGDKVRVAPDPIVDAGFGPAELAGPDPERDGPPRACRLEPLSPGAMLEGAGRVVPLPVGCRVYLDGNVVEVYREAGVPATYRLTDEQGWRVRGYVRAHAWAGPSMPE